In the genome of Aedes aegypti strain LVP_AGWG chromosome 2, AaegL5.0 Primary Assembly, whole genome shotgun sequence, the window gtcatttatgattccaattttggtgctgaaaagagGCAacttgagtcatgaaatcatgaagcaggatccctgaatcatgaactcagttcatgaaaacgaaacattatacgtcaatttagatcccagtttatatttgccattggtaaacaaaaaaaacagagttttactgcttttgtgccgatagtttcgtaataaaccgtGAAAACATTCCACAAATGTCAACCTGACGAGTGTGAcatctttagcaggaacgcgaacattcggtggttaggtttgtacgcaaaatgttgtttcgagcatcaattgaattggtaaatggtccctgggctggtggattgcatgagtcatggaacactccttaacaactctgcggatgtggaaagtggaactggatcatccggctgccgaaggccttttgtgacctgctctgttataggacgtggggtatgcatcacttccgaacaGTTAAAATTGCCGATGAGcttgtcaagcaaaatcttCGCTCAAAGTGAAACATTGCCCGGTTCTGCAAAGTCACGATTAAGTAAGTAAATTGATTGTGTCGTGAAACAATGTTGGAACTCAcgagaatttcaccaaaaatgtcatcgatatgatgacaaggttccgaagaatttaagctttttcaaaacattttttttataatttcactagaaaagatcaccgatcgccacgagacacgttgactaaggtgaagaaagtgacagttagatttgtgtaacgccctgagcatacgaattcttgcataatagtcacgatttcatgacttttagtcatgatatcatgaaacataaaattttatgaaatcatgactttttgttcatgaatccggcaacggatttttttccgtgtgggTTATCCCTCCGGTATAATCAGAGCTATATCAGTAGACGATAAGtcaacagactctcatgatgtatCGCAGATTATGATTGTTATAGAAagtgataagtgagagatactctctaTTTCCAGAACTTGAGCGActagagaaatgaatagaattCGAAATTCACAGAGGTCTTATGCTATACCTATGCTTGTACAACACAATCAAAACGACAAattgttgcctaacgtcctggtcttgaagTGTTGGTCACTTCATCTGGCATACCTCTGTTTCTTAATTCTACTCTATTTTAAATTTCTAGTCATTGTGTAATTAATTGGAATCATGGGAAAATAAACTACTTACCAATTTATGCATGTTTTGCAGAGcatctgaaaaaataaaaataatgaaataaaatgaAGAATCATATTTTTATGGCAAcgtagaaaatttaaatttacaggttgttcaaaaatatataaggTAAAAGTATGAACTGTGCTTCTTATTGTCATTATCATGGTGGCGAATTCCTCACCTGCGGCGAAAAAGATTCCCGTATCATTTTATAAAACATTCGCCTCGAGGAAACAGAATGTCGGGAGATTAAACAATTTATCCGATCTCAATAAACGTGGAAGATCTACCAGAATCTCCACTCATCTCGTAATGGCTTCATGCTGCGAGACGAGATGTGCTGAAATATGGATGGGAGCAATCTGAGGACGAAGGTGATGTGTTTGAAAGGAGGAAAGAATACGTCGATGAACACATGCACGGTGCTGAGAGCGCAGACATTGTAGTCCAAGGATGAACCAATAACGGAGGAAATGTCCTCGTCGGTACTGCGGACGATGGGTACCAACCAGTCCCCATTTTGAGAGAGGTGCCATTCCCCAGACCAAAAGCATTAAAAGCTGATAACGGTTTGAACTCAATAAGGTGCGCCCAAAGAGGCTGACCATTTGTCTGAatcgtttgatatttttttttttacataaaatttagtttatttcgtgttgaatttgttcaaaaataattatgctACAATTATTTACAATTCAACGTGTAAGTAAAAATCCAATTCTGTCACGTCTACATTATTATCACATTTGTTGATATAATTGACGtaattaatgaaatattttagaattaaAGTTTTTTGTCTTCTCCTTATGTTGTTCAATTCTGGATGTAATAGCTGTTCAAATGAGAAACTCCTCGGGGTGCCCATGATGGTCCTTAGAATATTCTTGATATGCTCCCACGCCGCCAGAACTCGACGACACTCGCTGAATTTGTGCTATTATGTTTCTGATGCTGCGTTGCAATGTGTGCATCTCTCGGAATCAACACGACGGATAGTGTACCACAGCTGTCTATGTTCAGTTTTTTCGTTTACGAAGAGGTACCAGTCACTGCGTTGAGTCGATGATAATTCTCTGCTCCCGATATTGAGCCAAACACGCCTCCAGTTTATCAACGGATATCGCTGTTCAACTCTTGGTTGTTCGGTTTGATCAATGAAAAACTGATGAATTCGATCGGAGGAGGGAAGTTGTTGGATACTTGGAGGCAAGAGAGATCGTGCTTGCAGGATTGTTTTAAGACATGGGAGATCTGCGGGAAGGGCATTAGGATGTGCTTGAGTGAGATAGCAATTGTAAAAAGGCATTGAGCCGATTTCTTGAAGATGTCGATTGATCAGAAGTGATTTGGATTTAAGAGCTGGAAGTTGAAGCTTTAAACCCCCTAGTTCTCTTGGCCTTGCTAGTTGCATGATCGGTACACGTGCCGGTTGTCCCCTCCACAAGAATGTGCCTATGGTCGCTGTTATTTTGGACGTGTGGATACTGTACAACGGTAGCACAGACGATAGGTACCACACTTTTGCTGTGATAAACGTGTTGATAAGAATCACTTTTTGCTGGAGAGTTAGAGTCCGCATCGAATATAGCCACACTTGGTGAGCGATTCTTCCCACCAACACATCCCAGTTTACGTTGATCATCCTGCTAATCGAATTGACGAACACAACGCCGAGTATCTTGACGCTGTTATCGGTCCGTAGCCAGTCCACATGGATTGGATTTTCATCGATGAAACCGACGTCGATCGATGTCGTTTTACGAACATTCAATACCGCACCGGACGGACACTCGCCCGAAACGATGAAAAACGTCACGCATGTCTTGAATTTTTCGTGCCGATGTGGCAATCACACTGATATCATCGGCATAAGCGACAAGCAGATCAGTACCGCACACTTGTTCCAGAGAAGACACCAAGGGGTGCAAGTATAGCACAAAGAGGTGCATGGAGATTGGGTCCCCCTGCCTCACCGAACGTTGGATAGGGAAAGCTGTAGTCAGATGTCCATTGATTAGTAGACGGGAGGTAGAGAGCGATGAAATCCGTGAGAGCAGAGCGATTAGTTCGGTATGAATGCCGAGAAACCGCATATTCTCGAAGAGAAACGAGTGCCTCACTCGATCGAAGGCGTGATCCAGGTCAAAACTCACGAGTTTTCCAGCGTGTTTCCGAAATGCCAGCTGCGCGATTTTATCTTTCAACGACAACGTTGCTTGGAAGATGTTGTTATTCGAGTTTGAACACTTTTGAGCGTCGCTAAGTATATGATGAGCTTTCATAACATTTTCAAGGCGTGCTTTCAATATACGAGAGAGTAGTTTGTAATCGAAATTAAGAAGCGATATTGGTCTATACGAGCCAACAGTGTCACCAGCTCCCCGTTTCTTTACCAAAACTATGACGCCGTCGACAAATTTGGCTGGGAAATTTGATGCCAGGGCCTCGTTAAGTATGAGGTTTAGTTCACGATGAATGACATCAAATGTACGATGGTAAAATTCCTTAGGTATACCATCTGGTCCTGGTGATTTCTTTGAAGCGCTTGACCTTTTAGCGGACCATATATCCGCTGTTGTTATTGCCTCCATACATGCCTCGTTCGTTTCATCGTTTTGTGGAATAATCTGGTTACACTGGAATTCTTCGGTGTGATCTGCCTCTCTATTTGGCTCCGAATACAACTCAGAGAAGTATTGAAGCATTTGGTGCTGTATCTCTTGAGAGTCATTAGTAATACCACTTTGCTCATCGTCGATCCTTGTTATCGTCGTTCGTTTTCGTGTCCTATCACCGAATTGAAATATTGAGAGAGGCTCTCCCGCTACTATTGGCTCATTTATACGTGTGAATGCCTGAGTGAAACGACGTTGCAAAGATAGAAGCTCACCCTTTAGACGGTTTATGATTGTAAGCATTGCTGGATTTTGATAGAATcatttgatgaaattcttcatACGCAAGTTTCGACTTCCAGCGAAAGAAACTTGCAATTTTCGGTTTCCCGTGCTGCATCCACCAATCCATCCAGCTGCGGTAGTTCCGTCTATGACGGGTCCAAAATTGCCATTGAATTTTGAACTCTTCAATATTGGCTTGGTTAAGAAGGTGGGGACGGAGCGACCAAAATCCACGACCTTGTGGTTGTCCGAGATTCGGTAGACACAAGCGTAGAGTAACAGCTTTGTGGTCACTGAAGGAGCACACATGGGTTTGGGTAGTGCGTAATTGTTCACACAGACCGCTACTGACGTATATTCGATCTATGCGGGAGGATGAGTTCGCTGTTAAGAAGGTGTGGCCATTGTCTCTGGAACGTAGTTTTAACCACACATCATTTAGTTGCAGCTGCTGAACTGTGGCCTGAAGAGATGGGCTCATATTACATCCTGTTGCGTCGCTTTGCCGGTATCATGTGCTCGGTTCGGTGGCGAAGGTAGAAGGCAAGGGTATCGTTGAAGAAACGCTCTCTTTGGGCACGGAGTGCCGTACCAGATGGAGCGTAGATACAACACAGAGTTGTACCGTGTATGCGCAACGCAACAAGGCGACCATCCAAGCTACGTTCCACATGCGAGTGTTGAATGTGGTCTCTGAGTGCAATTGCGGTACCTCTTCTAGAATAGTCTACGTTTGCGACGACGTTGAAACCGGGGATTGTGAGATGCTCGTTTTCTACTTCTTGTAAGAAAACTATATCTAGCTGCATCATTTGGATGAATGTTCGTAGTGCATTTATCTTGTTTACGTTCGTGATTGTATTCACGTTAATAGTTGCAATATTGTAGCTATTGAAGATGACGAATTAAAGTTGCGTGTCTGTATCGTGATGGTCGCTACCCTCATCGCAGCGCATGTTTTTGCCTGCTGGGTGTTTCTGAGAGGTCCTGCTGGAGGTGGAAAAGTCAGTCTCATTTCCATCGGGTTTCTTGCTAGTTCGGCGCGTTACTCTAGTCCGTATGTCGTTCTCATTCTCTTGTTGTCGGATAACCGGGGATGAGCCAATGCCTAAACCAGTTTCCCTTTGTATTGATACAGACGGAGGAGGCATTGAGCCGCTAGTGGCTGGTGTCTGCCCGACTGGGTTTGTTTGGTTCGTTGGATTCGGAGTGGCAAGCTTCGTCACCGCTGGCTTCGGCGCGACCGTCTTGGTTCGTATCGGTCGTGAGTTTTTGGCAACATCGGCATACGAATTACTGCTAGTAGCTAGTTTTTGCAACAgcagttttttattttgtatgcacGACACGCCATTGTGCGCAGACTCGTTGCAATGGCGGCAGCTTTGTTGCTGTCCGTAATAAGCCACAAGTGTGGTTTCGCAGTCAATTGTGATATACGATGGAATGTTCTTCCTAACTATCATTCGTACGATTCGTACACCGGTTGGCAACCCGGCTAAAAGATGCTTTTCGTCCCATACCTCTTCACGTATTGAGAACAGTTCTCCATACGACATCAGAAACCTAGCGATTTTGTCGTTCGTGACGTCCTCGGAGAGGTTGAAGAGCTTAACCTCCACTGCTCCATCTTCCATCGCCAAGCGTGTCTTGAACGATTTGCCGTCTACAGTGAGCTCGTGTTTATTGTCGTTCTCTTCGACCACCTTTTGTGCAACTTCGAGGCAAGTAATCTTCACAAAAGCAACACCAAGATTTCGGCTATACTGTATTCGCGTGACATTATCGCGTTTGAGGCCTAGTATAGCACCGACGAACTGGTGAACCTCTTCGGACGACGGTTTCTTAGGCACATTCGAGGTGGCGATGCGAAATGTGTTTTCGCGACGTTTTTTTGCGGACATCGCTGTGCGATGGTTGCTTCAATCCGTTGCGAAAATAATGACGATATAACACTCGCCGCGGATACGTATTTTTCgagaaaaagaaaaactacGATAAACCGACAGTTGGCTTCCGAACACGATAGTCAAACACGTCTGCTCTGCCCGAAAGATGAGCGCTTACTTGATAATCACAATCTTGCAAAATCTGTCATAAACGATAGTAAATCTTCGATcggtttagtggaatacctataaataaacgaAAATCCGAATTAAGTActacaccatttaattccactagagcttgtatcctttgacagatacgcgtctTTCACCCCGAGTCTATAGACgatagtacacgacactgaagacggccatACGGCTGAAagacgcgtatctgtcaaaggatactagCTCTAGTGGAATTTGATGGTGTAGTACTTGATTCGGTTTTTCGTTTATTTGTCGTAATCGAGTTCATGGGAAGCCAGCTTCGTAGATGGCCTTATCGATCGGCCAGATATATACAGTACCGGGAAATCCTTCGAAAATTGAATGATTAatctagggtttttttttagaaaaagtgTAAAAGGGTTTCCAATGACACTCAACTAGAAATATgactactatttttttttttgcaattgtaACACAGATATAACCCTGTGACCTTAttatttaatattattcaataaaagAGAAAAACCGTCCAAACCTAAGGAAATTTCTTACGAATTCATAGAAAAAGAGAAAAATCCAGTTCCAAAACTGGGTGCAATGTAGAGATGGAATCAATAACATAAAAAACTCGTTCTTTACCTGCAAGCATCGTTGCATCGATAGCATCCCAAGAAATCAACCCAGCTGCAACAATGAAAATGACTCAGCAGTTTCTTCCCAGCTGCGCATAAAAGATACGTATTTATCTCCCCATCGTTACTGCTTGGTGACAACCTCAAGTCAGTAAGATTAAACTTATTATCCATTAGCAGGGATTAATACATTTCTCCTCTGTTCTCCAGACGAATTGATCTGAGTTGGGATACTTTGAAAGGAATAGAACCAGTTTGAGCTGAACCTACGAAGGGCATATAAAAGAGTCTGATTTAAGGAATTTCAAATCAGTTTCTAACCAGAACTTGCAGAGGCCCCATTGAGTACCAtacaaaaatcatgaagataCTAGAAGTGGTTGTTTTTCTTACCGTGGTTGCACTTTGCAaggtaaatatttattttatgagcGTTATTGTTAATGTTCACAACTGGTACATCTCTACAGGCTGACTACAGTGATAAGCAGAAACAAAAATTGGATGAATTTACCAGCAAATGTATTGAAGATTTGGATTTACCAAAGGATTCTGACCTTGGGAAGAAGTTCAAATATGGACAGTTGAAGGAAAAGGATGATGCAACTAAGGTGAAGAAGAGAGTATACTGATAGAAACGTTTGCTAATGattcaaatttttcagaaattcatctcTTGTTCAATGCAGAAGCTCAGTTTCATGAACGAGACGGGGTCAATTTTGGAGGAAAGCATCATCGAATTCCTTGCCGATAAGTACGACCGGACAATGGCCATGAACGTGATTACAAAGTGTTCCAAATTGAAGAATGAATCCATGGAAGATAAGGCAGCTGAATTTTACGACTGTTTCTTTATGCAAAAGTCATTTGATATTTGAAGTAAGGAAATAATTGgttaataaattgtattttgaagatCTGAGGCAATGCAAATCAATGACAATGACATTTACTTTAGCATGTATCACAAATCTCATTCCATTGCAGGGTTAATACGTAAAGTTATTAGTACAATTGATAGACAGcacatcaaaacattttttttaaatacataaTATGCTTACCTTGTACGATTTGCGAGTGATTTCTCGCAATCAGTTGTACTGTGCAATCAGACATGAAACTACTTACACTAGTTTTAAATGTAGCTTGTCTAACGACATGTCGGGTTTGTAATTTTAGATTTGAATCATCTTCACAAatataattgaattttattttcaggCAGGTTATTCCACCAAACAATGGAATCAACTTCAGGAAAAATCGAAAATGTGTCAGAAGCAACTACAGTTGCCAAAGGAGAGTGACATCCCAGCTCGAGCTCATCGTGGCGATGTAACGAATGACACGGAATTGTTCAAGGTTGAGCTTATTTTTGTTAACTTACGAAAGAAAATTTACAGTgagggaccgaaatccgtacaggctcaaaattcgtacacttcatacaaatagtaggcgttATGTATGAAGTGAACGGATTAAGATTCAATTCTTAgatgtacggatttcgatcccTCACGGTATTTGATGAACAATTATTTGTAGAAGTTCGTGCTCTGCGAATCAATGAATATGGGCATAGTGGATGAAAAAGGAGTACCGATCAAACAGGTACTCGTAGATTTCATGACGGAAGGACACAACAATACCTTGGTTCAGGAACTAGTGGATCGATGTGCCAGCGGAGAACTCGGTGATGAACCGCATGAACGAGCATTCAATTATTACAAGTGTTTTTGGAGAAAAAGTTTGAAGTTCGATAGGTTGGTCTGATTAATTGAAATATACCAAAGTATTTAGAATAATCTGAACAAataaagtgtttattttttgttaaatattgAGCGTCCATCCCGGGAAATTGAAATCTTTCGGTCATACTACTATGAAATCCCTTCAAACCATCAGCAGAATTCAtacagtgatttctccagatacTCAATTATTCAAGAGACATGCCTTTACTGTACTGGGTGCCAACGTCGAAGTTTCTATATTCTGCACCTTCTCTATCCTTCGATAGATTTCGATgatattttcaggaaaaatcacatatgatttacatttttgattcatgcattggaCATTTCGAATGTTAACCGGTttaaccggtggtccgcggacccctagggggccgcgACGAGCTCTCAGGACCCCCAGCCATTGAGAATAAGTGTCGTTTCTCTTTATATAAGGAATCTGTTCCTAATATAATaagccgtccacaaattacgtaactttcTAGAGGGAGGGGAGGAGCCTAGCGTtatggctcatacaaaaaaaaaacttttatacaaaaagcgttacggacgagggtcataaatttccaatttaagCATTTCGTAATAAATCGACGCTGTCTTATAACCAAATAATAATACTGGGAAATTCTGTCGACTTACATAGCAAGCCAGAGATGATTACTTAACGCGGATCCGTTCTAGTTCAATTCAGTGTGCCAGCTTCCTGTCAAAATCCCAAAAATGTCTTAGAACTTTGTTGGTTATTGGAAGTAGTGAACAAATTAagattttacaaaaatcatttGCGGAAGTCTTGTGAATCTTTCATTGAGTATTGCAGTAAAATTTTCGATCGATATTTGTAGCAGTGATCTTTGATAGATTTATACGAAGAATCCTCACGGATATCTGACAAAACATTCGAAGATTTCCTGGCGGaacttttgacaaattttccccACAGCAGAATATAGCAGAATATAGAAGCCCATTAGCAAATATCTTAAAACATTTAATGCAGAGCATCCAGAGCTGACGATTTCTGATGAAAGCTTCAGCAGGGTCCtaatatttttgatgaatacttatttttattaaataacacgGTAGGGCGTGTTCTTGTTACtattttggcaaattttcccgCGCAAATAACGGCAATATTATATTTCAACTTTAATTTAGAAAATGGGTTCTAAtttcaaccttgacacttttgatcatgtttgacgtttacttAGTCGATAAAAACGCCAAAGGGGTTCAACTTCTTTACACTGGGGTTAATCCTATCTGTAAATATACGTTATTTTATTGTTCTTCTTCTCGGCTTGTATCTTTAGTTAGTttcatttttcttggaaaactgTCGAACGTAAGCTATGAATGGGCACTTTACTCTATATCACATATAAATCATATTTTGTCACCACTTTGTATTCAGTAAAAGTGATGAAAAGTAATTCCCATCTAAAAAAACTCGTAATGTATTCTTGTTGGATGAAGCGCCAGTCTTGCGTACACGGAGCCTTAGGTTTGACCAAGACCAGAGATTTCTTAACTTCAAATTGTCATTCAATTATGAACTATTCCTTCTCATTTCACGTTTTTCCATCTATTTAAAACGTAAAAGCCGGCTGGAAGGGGCAATAAGTGCTTAAAAAAAGGAGCATTGTCTGTTCGATACagcttttcaaatgatttgagTTTTCTTCTGATTAATAATAAATTCGAAACACAGAGGTACAGTGAAACCACCATGCgatgatattgaagaaaccatAGAAACTCGATATTTTTATGAGTCGAGTTTCAATGGTGTAATCAATGTCAACTCATGGAGATTTCACTGCATATCTGTGGcttaatttaattattaatcAGAACAAGAttcaacaaaaatcaaattcaggaAAAGACTATAAATCGTGAACTACAGAAGTGTAAGCATTCTATAGTTAGTCTATAGCATGCAACTCATTTAGTGCATGCAAGAAATATGATTTTAAACACTTGAACTTATGACATCAACTATTAAGATTTTTATATAGAAAAATGATTTAAGTATTTATTTATACAATGAAATCGGTTCCGTAATGCCTCCGAGCACTTGAGCctgaaaataaacttttaattaTAAAAAGCTTTAacgaaatttaattattaaatgtaattgaaaacaaacgtaGATGATATTCAATATTAAAATACAATGTAAATGTACTAAAAATCAACGATTTTGACGGTTACGTTTGCAAAgggtcgattcaaatatgacgtccatcgttttcgGGATTTATAGACCCCCctgtgtcacgctttttccaataccttatacACGTAATTTCACACTTCCGTAAACCTCTCCCCTCCCcctaatgatggacgtcatttttgaatgaccccaAAGAGCGTAACATTAAATTTAgcctaacatttttttaagaatcattCCAGCAGTTTAGAACAACTATATGAACAAACTGGTGCTAAAAGTTTCGAAGgctttttttgtttgataaaaacgGTAAGTGAAGAACCGTGACTTTGTGCATTTTGTACGATTTTCAGACCAATCCAGAAGGAATTTCCAAACGTCATTTTTGAAGAACATCTGAACAATATCCTGGAGGAATATAGTGGTCATAATTATAAGTGatacttggaagaatttcacaaGATTGTTTTTAgagtaaatcctacaaaaaaTGTCGACAAATTCCCGCAAGAATCTTTGCAAGAGTTCCTGTAAGTATTCCAgaagcaatagggtcctaaagccctgtcccaattttgataccaaacgcttaagtttaggccaaaaacacattttactCAATTGttaaatgattttcgttgggtttagttcaaaaaacatttgtttttacagtttttgagatttcatcacaccccttggtttaaactcaaattttgggctTATTTTACTTTCCGTGTCcgttccgaaatgtcagataggaacaaccccagtgttaaaactaaaacccctgtggtatttttgtcgacaaagtgaacgtcaaacatgatcaaaagtgtaaAAGTTCATAagtggaaccatttttaaaatttaagtgtaaatattttatagccgtcatttgagctggaaaaattgctaaaatagtggcaagaacatgctctttcatatcattaaaaaaaaaacaagaattcattaaaaattttaggacctcATTGACTCATCCCAGGTACATCATAAAATAATAGATGTATTTTGTAATCAATTCCAGGATAAATTTCTGAACGATATTCTGGAAAAATTGCATGATAAAATCCTAAATCTCTAAAAATTCCTCGAGATATGAGTATCATACATAAATATCTAAAACACTATCTTAAACTTCCGAAAATTCTTAGAGATGGCTTAAAAAGGTTTTGGAGCAGCCCTTGGAGGATACTTGaagatttttcgaagaaactcctgaaacAACATCTGATAACATGTTTGAATAATCATTACGAGATTGTTTTGGATAATGTCCAGAAAAATCTGTGGAAGAGAATTTCgaaaatatatggaaaattttttgaatggatCTCTAAGAAACCATGAAGGAATTGTTTTTTTGAATACTCCTTGAGCAATTTCGGAGCATTGtttgaaataattagttttagaATCCTTTAAGAAAATCCTAGTAATAGTTGAGGAttttttacgtttatttggagGATTTTATGTAAATTTCCATGAAAAGGATTGTTGAAGTATATGGATGTTGACTACTTCAAAGAGGctaggtttttgtcactttttGTGAAATGATTGAATGTATGTTAAATGAcgaaaaacttaattttagagtacttagaaaattccaatattacACTTAACCTATAGTACAAGAACTATTCATTTTGTCATGATTGGATACAACGTTCAGATTCGTAGAAATAAAAACGAATGTGAGTAATACAAAAAACAACTCGAAAGAGcataaatttatgttttcttttCCCTACAAACATGAGAAACACAGCAGCGAGACCATACCTTGTCTGACCCCGGGAGAGCATCCTAACCTTGACCGCGAAACAAGTTAAGTGGACCCACTGGGCACGAGAGTGAATTCGCGTGGAAATCAAGTTCAGTGGCACGAACAAGGCACGAAGACGACAAAAAGAAACCTTAATTTATTGGACTCAGTTCAATTCTTTTGCATGGTCGCGATACAGCATGATGCTGCGAAGAAGAGCGCTCTCCGCATGATTACTGAGTTTCATGGTAAAACTGGAAGTGAATTTATGCAGAAGTTCTCAAACGTAATCACGGACCATTGTTGTTTACACTTATCCTTTCCATTTAAatgaattctttaaattttgagTTCGATATGTTTTCAATATCCTATGAAGAACAGAACATCGCAGCTGGAAGCAGAACAAGTTATCGTAGGTGGTGatatagtttaaaaaaaaaatgaagatttaAATACTTCAAACAAATAACATGAAGCACTTCAATTTTCGAAATGTTGGTTTAATAATTTAGTCAGTAGGAAACTtccaattacaaaaataatttgggAACCTCAGATGCAAGGAGTTATTAATGCGTCTGTCCGTCGTCGTCTGATTTGGTGTTTTCTTTCGCTTGAAGGTGGATTGGATTTTGCATTCTGAACCGTCCTTTCGGTATAAAAGAAGATCCTTTTCGTATCCGGACCATCAGACGATAAGATCCCTTCCGATCAGTCACGCGTAGTAAGTTTCGATTGAAGTGTTCTGTTAAAAAAATGAAGTGTCTAGTACTGATTTCGCTGTTGGCCGTTGGTTCTCAGGTAAGTATCAATCTGAATTAAAGTGTGTGTCTCGTTGTGCAACCAAATTGTTTGTGCCCATAGGCCTTCTTCACCCCGGAGCAACATGAAGTGGCCAAGAGGCTGACGATGGCCTGCGCAACCGAAATCGGCGAAGGACTGCCGGATAATGTGGGAAACCGATTCCGGGAGGGTGATCTTACGCTGACCGATGACAAGAGCAAGTGTTTCATGAAGTGCGTGTTCGGTAAGGTAGGCTTTATCGACGATGCCGGAACGGTAAACAAGGAAGTTCTAGTGGAAAAGCTGAGCAAAGGAAATACCCAGGCTAAGGCGGAAATGTTTGCTGAGAAGTGCAATATGTTCGAGGGAGCC includes:
- the LOC5572455 gene encoding uncharacterized protein LOC5572455; its protein translation is MKILEVVVFLTVVALCKADYSDKQKQKLDEFTSKCIEDLDLPKDSDLGKKFKYGQLKEKDDATKKFISCSMQKLSFMNETGSILEESIIEFLADKYDRTMAMNVITKCSKLKNESMEDKAAEFYDCFFMQKSFDI
- the LOC110676924 gene encoding uncharacterized protein LOC110676924, which produces MKLLTLVLNVACLTTCRAGYSTKQWNQLQEKSKMCQKQLQLPKESDIPARAHRGDVTNDTELFKKFVLCESMNMGIVDEKGVPIKQVLVDFMTEGHNNTLVQELVDRCASGELGDEPHERAFNYYKCFWRKSLKFDRLV
- the LOC5572456 gene encoding general odorant-binding protein 56d; protein product: MKCLVLISLLAVGSQAFFTPEQHEVAKRLTMACATEIGEGLPDNVGNRFREGDLTLTDDKSKCFMKCVFGKVGFIDDAGTVNKEVLVEKLSKGNTQAKAEMFAEKCNMFEGANGCEKAHGLFECYWKNKEIFA